In Sphingobacterium sp. PCS056, the following proteins share a genomic window:
- a CDS encoding TetR/AcrR family transcriptional regulator encodes MSSNTDNKKDLIIAAAIRRFAHYGFSKTTMNEIAEDVKITKANLYYYYPEKTALIHDVILAVTDDFRKLEQELIEKSTSSIIDLVLALLELKSSFIEQHYMLHMNENMEWIKGASLQTLMREIHEKEIVQVAKLFQKGVDNKELAVEDVNKASEIYVYIMKSIGLVGILCDVFTGIPTQCNVGDVLQKQKEATLLIFNGLKVK; translated from the coding sequence ATGTCGTCAAACACTGATAATAAAAAAGACCTGATTATTGCCGCGGCTATACGAAGATTTGCGCACTATGGTTTTTCAAAAACCACTATGAATGAGATAGCAGAGGATGTCAAGATTACAAAAGCAAATCTTTATTATTATTACCCCGAAAAAACGGCTTTGATTCATGATGTTATACTAGCTGTTACAGATGATTTCAGAAAATTGGAGCAAGAATTGATTGAGAAGTCTACTTCATCAATTATTGATCTTGTTTTAGCCCTATTGGAATTAAAATCATCTTTCATTGAGCAGCATTACATGTTGCATATGAATGAAAATATGGAATGGATAAAAGGCGCTTCATTACAAACTTTGATGCGTGAAATTCATGAAAAAGAAATTGTCCAAGTAGCTAAATTATTTCAAAAAGGAGTGGATAATAAGGAATTAGCAGTTGAAGATGTAAATAAGGCAAGTGAAATATATGTATACATTATGAAGAGTATTGGGCTAGTGGGTATACTGTGCGATGTATTTACTGGTATTCCAACACAATGTAATGTTGGTGATGTTCTGCAAAAACAAAAAGAGGCAACTTTGTTAATATTCAATGGTTTAAAAGTTAAATAA
- the pfkA gene encoding 6-phosphofructokinase, whose product MVNIKRIGVFTSGGDAPGMNACIRAVVRTALYEKLSVTGIYQGYQGMLDSNFTEMTSRSVSNIIQLGGTILKTARCLEFKTKEGRAKAYENIKAAGIDALVAIGGDGTFTGAEYFSKEYDIPVIGIPGTIDNDLYGSDFTLGYDTATNTVIEAIDKIRDTAASHERLFFIEVMGRDSGCIALNAGIAGGAEAILLPEKETAIDELIDHLSAADGRGKKSSSIVIVAEGDHNGGAYNVAKKVKEKFDYYDTKVSILGHLQRGGSPSSFDRVLASRLGFAAVKELLKGNNRITVGVRGNEIVTTPLEEAINNKEYKLSADMLELVQVLAI is encoded by the coding sequence GTGGTGAATATTAAAAGAATCGGAGTTTTTACATCAGGCGGAGACGCTCCAGGCATGAATGCTTGCATTCGAGCAGTAGTCCGCACAGCATTATACGAAAAATTAAGTGTTACTGGAATATACCAAGGATATCAAGGTATGTTAGACAGTAATTTTACAGAAATGACATCCCGCTCCGTAAGTAATATCATTCAATTAGGAGGCACGATCTTGAAAACAGCAAGATGTCTAGAATTCAAAACCAAAGAAGGAAGAGCAAAAGCATATGAAAATATCAAAGCTGCAGGTATTGATGCTCTAGTAGCTATTGGTGGCGATGGTACTTTTACAGGTGCTGAATATTTCTCAAAAGAATATGATATCCCCGTGATTGGTATACCGGGAACGATCGATAATGATCTATATGGGTCTGATTTTACACTAGGCTATGATACGGCTACCAACACAGTAATTGAAGCGATCGATAAGATTAGAGATACAGCTGCTTCTCATGAAAGGTTATTCTTCATCGAAGTAATGGGGCGCGATTCAGGTTGTATAGCTTTGAATGCTGGCATAGCAGGTGGTGCAGAAGCAATCTTACTACCTGAAAAAGAAACTGCCATTGATGAATTAATTGATCATTTATCTGCTGCTGATGGACGCGGCAAAAAATCTTCCTCCATTGTGATTGTTGCAGAAGGTGATCATAATGGTGGTGCATACAACGTTGCGAAAAAAGTCAAAGAAAAATTTGATTATTATGACACAAAAGTTAGTATCTTAGGGCACTTGCAACGCGGTGGTTCTCCTTCAAGTTTTGATCGGGTATTGGCTAGCCGTTTAGGTTTTGCTGCTGTAAAAGAGTTATTGAAAGGAAACAATCGCATTACAGTTGGTGTCAGGGGAAACGAAATCGTTACCACACCTTTAGAAGAAGCTATTAATAATAAAGAATACAAATTAAGTGCTGATATGCTAGAACTTGTTCAAGTATTGGCTATCTAG
- a CDS encoding efflux RND transporter periplasmic adaptor subunit translates to MKKILITGVIIIAALAGIMYVLKKNKKENESQTAVVAKKNAAVAVRVAEAGFKDVNTVYVTNGTFLPKQEVKLSSEVAGRVARVLVDEGAYVKVGQTLAVIVGDKQNVSVSNAKAVYENAKNEVARFESAYATGGVTKQQLDQMKLQLENAKNNLRSSQITASDVNVKASFAGIVNKRSIEPGSYVSPGNEMFEIVNVSSLKLKVNVDEKNIGFVKLGQSIKVESAVLSNKTFQGKVTFIAPKADGSLNFPVELEINNNAANDLKAGMYGTAYFGDEQTANALVVPRDAFVGSVSSNQVFVVKDGKAVLTKVTSGRVFGDQVEIISGIESGAQVITTGQINLLDGTAVEIIK, encoded by the coding sequence ATGAAAAAGATATTAATAACGGGAGTCATAATTATTGCTGCATTAGCAGGTATTATGTACGTGTTGAAAAAGAATAAAAAAGAAAATGAATCACAAACGGCTGTTGTAGCAAAAAAGAATGCGGCTGTTGCTGTTCGTGTTGCTGAGGCTGGTTTTAAAGATGTTAATACGGTATATGTAACGAACGGTACTTTTCTTCCCAAGCAAGAGGTGAAACTTTCTTCAGAAGTTGCAGGACGAGTTGCTCGTGTACTTGTAGATGAGGGGGCTTACGTTAAAGTTGGACAAACGTTAGCAGTTATCGTCGGAGATAAACAAAATGTAAGTGTTAGCAATGCAAAAGCAGTATATGAAAATGCAAAGAATGAAGTGGCTCGATTTGAAAGCGCATATGCTACTGGCGGTGTTACGAAACAACAGTTAGATCAAATGAAATTGCAACTTGAAAATGCAAAAAACAATTTGCGATCTTCACAGATCACAGCCTCTGATGTTAACGTAAAAGCTTCTTTTGCGGGTATCGTCAATAAAAGAAGTATAGAACCTGGTTCATATGTAAGCCCAGGAAATGAAATGTTTGAAATTGTCAATGTATCTTCTTTGAAATTGAAGGTAAATGTAGATGAGAAAAACATCGGGTTTGTGAAATTAGGACAAAGTATAAAGGTAGAGTCTGCGGTTTTATCCAATAAAACATTTCAGGGTAAAGTTACATTTATTGCCCCTAAGGCAGACGGAAGCCTAAATTTCCCTGTAGAGCTGGAAATTAATAATAATGCGGCAAATGATTTAAAAGCGGGTATGTACGGTACTGCATATTTTGGAGATGAACAAACCGCTAATGCTTTAGTTGTTCCAAGAGATGCTTTCGTCGGTAGTGTGAGTTCAAATCAAGTTTTTGTGGTCAAAGATGGTAAAGCTGTTTTAACTAAAGTGACTTCGGGAAGAGTATTTGGAGATCAAGTCGAAATCATTTCAGGTATTGAAAGTGGTGCGCAAGTCATTACGACAGGACAGATCAATTTATTGGATGGTACTGCTGTAGAAATCATTAAATAA
- a CDS encoding efflux RND transporter permease subunit: protein MKISEISIKRPSIIIVIFLLLTIGGIGSYLNLGYELVPKFDVNVITVQTVYPGAAPSEVETSVSKVIEDAVSSLENVKKIETKSMESVSVVMITLNTGADVNFLLTDAQRKINAVINDLPEDAKTPSLSKFSLDDVAIMNLSVTSSLSEKELYDLLDQKIQPVFARILGVAKVDLTGGEEREIQVSANPEKLEGYGLTISDVQKIIASSNLDFPTGSIKSRDNQTTIRLSGKFTSLDQMRNLPITTPSGVSIRLSDVADVQDGIKDIEKIARIDQKNTILMQVFKQSDANAVAVSKLVRETLGVIEKDYKEQNIKIDVASDSTEYTINAASNVMHDLMIAVALVGFIMLFFLHSLRDAFIAVVAIPLSLIATFIGLYVMGYTLNLMSLLGLSLVVGILVDDAIVVIENIHRHMQMGKSKIRAAYDGAAEIGFTVTAITLVIVVVFLPIALSSGLVSDILRQFCVTVIFATLISLLVSFTVVPWLYSRFGKLSHISNATFFGRILEKFEAGLQKLTHWISGILEWSLKNRWNKVVTLVVTIVMFAASISLLVMGYIGTDFFPGNDKGEFYLQLELNKDASVEQTNFMTQKAESYLAGRPEIERVITTVGQASDGMMAGTSGTKYKSEMQIYLKDGHNKLEPTKVYAAKLKREMENHLVGAKVKTVSIGIMGAEQAPLNLTVIASSQKDALEFADKAAALLRNVSGATEVKLTSEDGNPEINVQLNRDKMNALGLNVATVGATMQTAFSGNTDTKYRAGDTEYDINIRYDESGRTSMDNVKNLKFINAKGESITLEQFADIEYGSGPTLLERRDKSPSVSVQAQVVGKPAGTIATEWETEFKKLKLKPGVSFKWGGNMENQQEGFGTLGIALLASIILVYFVMVALYDSFATPFIVLFSIPLSFIGAFLLLALTNQTLNIFTILGIIMLIGLVAKNAIMLVDFANHKKDAGFTTYESLIAANHARLRPILMTTIAMVIGMVPIAMAQGDGADMNRGIAIVIIGGLLSSLFLTLIIVPVVYSIFDGIQRRLGNHEKIDYEAEMVADYIPSDDYVDEMSTKH from the coding sequence ATGAAAATTTCTGAAATATCTATAAAGCGGCCGAGTATTATCATAGTCATATTCTTATTATTGACTATTGGTGGTATCGGATCGTATTTGAATTTAGGGTACGAATTAGTTCCTAAATTTGATGTGAATGTGATCACAGTACAGACCGTTTATCCAGGTGCTGCACCATCAGAAGTGGAAACTTCTGTGTCAAAAGTAATAGAAGATGCGGTATCATCTTTGGAAAATGTGAAAAAGATCGAAACAAAATCGATGGAAAGCGTTTCTGTCGTGATGATTACTTTAAACACTGGGGCAGATGTCAATTTTCTTTTGACTGATGCGCAACGTAAGATTAATGCGGTTATTAACGATTTACCCGAAGATGCAAAAACTCCATCTTTGAGTAAGTTCTCTCTAGACGATGTGGCGATTATGAACCTTTCCGTAACATCCAGTCTTTCAGAAAAAGAATTGTATGATCTATTAGATCAAAAAATTCAACCTGTTTTTGCCCGCATTTTAGGTGTTGCAAAAGTAGATCTAACAGGGGGAGAAGAACGTGAAATTCAAGTAAGTGCAAATCCTGAAAAATTAGAAGGATATGGATTGACAATAAGTGATGTTCAAAAAATCATAGCATCTTCTAATTTAGATTTCCCAACTGGTAGTATCAAGTCTAGAGACAATCAGACAACCATACGCCTCTCAGGTAAATTTACATCCTTAGATCAAATGCGCAATCTTCCGATAACAACTCCTTCTGGTGTATCAATTCGTTTGAGTGATGTCGCTGATGTGCAAGATGGTATAAAAGATATTGAGAAAATAGCCCGTATCGATCAAAAGAACACAATTTTGATGCAAGTCTTTAAACAATCTGACGCCAATGCCGTTGCGGTATCTAAACTTGTTAGAGAGACTCTTGGCGTTATTGAAAAAGACTATAAGGAACAAAATATTAAAATTGACGTAGCGAGTGATTCAACAGAATATACGATTAATGCAGCAAGTAATGTCATGCACGATTTAATGATTGCTGTGGCATTAGTAGGTTTTATCATGTTATTTTTCTTACATAGTTTACGTGATGCCTTTATCGCTGTTGTGGCCATTCCTCTTTCCTTGATTGCTACTTTTATTGGACTTTATGTGATGGGATATACCCTTAATTTAATGTCTTTATTAGGCTTGTCATTAGTAGTAGGTATTTTGGTGGATGATGCGATTGTTGTTATTGAAAATATTCACCGTCATATGCAGATGGGCAAAAGTAAAATCCGTGCCGCATATGATGGAGCCGCAGAGATTGGCTTTACTGTAACCGCAATTACATTGGTTATTGTAGTTGTATTTTTACCAATCGCGCTATCATCGGGTTTAGTATCCGATATTCTTCGCCAGTTTTGTGTAACCGTTATATTTGCGACCTTAATATCATTATTGGTATCCTTTACAGTGGTACCTTGGTTGTATTCGCGTTTCGGAAAATTATCACATATCAGTAACGCGACTTTCTTTGGTCGAATTTTAGAAAAATTTGAAGCAGGCTTACAGAAATTGACCCATTGGATTTCTGGAATTTTAGAGTGGTCGTTAAAAAATAGATGGAATAAAGTTGTTACGCTCGTTGTGACGATTGTTATGTTTGCCGCATCAATTAGTTTATTGGTGATGGGTTATATCGGAACTGATTTCTTTCCAGGTAATGATAAGGGAGAATTTTATCTGCAGCTGGAGCTTAATAAAGATGCTTCGGTCGAACAGACAAATTTTATGACTCAAAAGGCAGAATCATACTTAGCTGGAAGACCAGAAATTGAACGTGTGATTACTACAGTAGGGCAGGCCTCCGATGGTATGATGGCAGGTACATCTGGAACAAAATATAAGTCTGAAATGCAAATCTATTTGAAGGATGGTCATAATAAATTGGAGCCTACAAAAGTGTATGCCGCGAAATTAAAGAGAGAAATGGAAAATCATCTCGTTGGTGCCAAAGTGAAAACAGTTTCTATCGGTATCATGGGAGCTGAGCAAGCCCCATTAAACTTAACAGTTATAGCCTCATCGCAAAAAGACGCTTTAGAATTTGCTGATAAAGCTGCTGCATTGTTACGCAATGTCTCTGGAGCGACAGAAGTGAAGTTGACTTCCGAAGATGGTAATCCAGAAATTAATGTGCAGTTGAACCGTGATAAAATGAATGCTTTAGGATTAAATGTTGCTACTGTGGGTGCAACTATGCAAACGGCATTTTCGGGTAATACGGATACAAAATACCGTGCTGGCGATACCGAGTATGATATTAACATTCGTTATGATGAATCGGGTAGAACGAGTATGGACAATGTTAAAAACTTGAAGTTTATAAATGCTAAAGGAGAATCAATCACATTAGAGCAGTTTGCCGATATCGAATATGGTTCAGGACCGACTTTATTAGAACGTCGAGATAAGTCACCTTCTGTTTCTGTTCAAGCTCAAGTAGTAGGAAAGCCCGCTGGTACTATTGCAACAGAGTGGGAAACTGAATTTAAAAAACTAAAATTGAAACCGGGTGTATCTTTCAAGTGGGGAGGTAACATGGAGAATCAACAAGAAGGATTTGGTACTTTAGGAATAGCATTATTAGCATCTATTATCTTAGTGTACTTTGTTATGGTAGCCTTATATGATAGTTTTGCAACACCATTTATTGTCTTATTCTCGATTCCATTATCATTCATTGGAGCATTCTTATTGTTAGCATTGACAAATCAGACTTTAAATATCTTTACGATTTTAGGTATTATTATGTTAATCGGTCTAGTAGCTAAAAATGCCATCATGTTGGTTGATTTTGCCAATCATAAAAAAGATGCAGGGTTTACAACCTATGAATCACTAATTGCGGCAAATCATGCTCGTTTACGTCCGATATTAATGACGACAATTGCGATGGTTATCGGTATGGTTCCTATTGCTATGGCACAAGGAGACGGTGCTGATATGAACCGGGGTATTGCCATTGTCATTATCGGTGGATTATTATCATCATTATTTTTAACGTTGATTATCGTGCCAGTGGTGTATTCAATTTTTGATGGAATTCAAAGAAGATTAGGAAACCATGAGAAAATAGATTATGAAGCAGAGATGGTCGCTGATTACATTCCTAGTGACGATTATGTAGATGAAATGTCTACGAAGCACTAG
- a CDS encoding NUDIX hydrolase, which yields MYTTFTVDCVIFGFYEGELHVLLTERNEYPFKDWWALPGFFVNNDEEMEDAVKRILYENTGLKDVFLDQLYAFAGLKRHPQGRILTVAYYALLQLDKTKIKLKPVTSYMRQAKWFPLNKVPDLAFDHSTILKQSVEKLRRRIANTPIAFELLPDKFTLTQLQLVYESILGRELDKRNFRKKMINYGFLKELDEVQKGVAYRAARLYKLDKRKFLKQFQNSITF from the coding sequence TTGTATACTACATTTACAGTCGATTGTGTCATTTTTGGTTTTTATGAAGGGGAACTTCATGTTTTACTAACAGAGAGAAATGAATATCCTTTTAAGGATTGGTGGGCGCTTCCTGGATTTTTTGTTAATAATGATGAGGAAATGGAAGATGCCGTGAAGCGAATACTGTATGAAAACACCGGCCTTAAGGATGTGTTTTTGGATCAATTATATGCCTTCGCAGGTCTAAAAAGACACCCGCAAGGAAGGATATTAACCGTAGCTTACTATGCTCTCCTCCAACTTGATAAGACAAAAATTAAGTTAAAGCCCGTGACCTCGTATATGAGACAGGCAAAGTGGTTTCCATTAAACAAAGTGCCTGATCTTGCATTTGATCATAGCACTATTTTAAAGCAAAGTGTTGAAAAGTTACGTCGGCGAATCGCGAATACACCTATTGCTTTTGAACTTTTGCCAGATAAATTTACCCTAACTCAGTTACAATTAGTCTATGAAAGTATTTTAGGGAGGGAATTGGATAAAAGAAATTTTAGAAAAAAGATGATTAATTATGGTTTTCTAAAGGAATTAGATGAAGTCCAAAAAGGAGTTGCTTATCGTGCTGCTAGACTTTATAAATTAGATAAACGTAAATTTTTAAAGCAATTCCAAAATAGTATTACATTCTAA
- a CDS encoding TolC family protein, translated as MKKIRIVGVLLAALFSVNFLHAQEILTLNQALKYALENKAEAKKSTLDLENAQYKIDEVRAGALPQITGAGTLTYNPMLQKVALPGEIIGKPGETVLVAMGQKWQSNATLQVNQQLFNQSLFTGLKAAKTTKEFYVINKDLSDEQLIEKVANAYYDVFQSQLQLQTVDNNLNSTIKTRDVIAGLVEAGLGKKIDLDRTSVAVNNLKANRQILVNALELKENALKFAIGMPMEQDVKLPNETFEINPATADLAASNLSSRTEVRLLEKQNQLLELNRDAMKAAYYPNLSFSGNLGYLGMGQTFPIFSKNEGVKWSGFSGLGLNLSIPIFNGGETKAKINQATIQLKQAQVDLEDTKLALSLANENARSQITNSLLTINSNRANVKLAKEVLDNTQNNYKNGLATLTDLLDAENAYADAQNNLSTSLLNYKVAEIQLVKAKGELNTLLNSK; from the coding sequence ATGAAAAAGATAAGAATAGTAGGGGTGCTATTAGCAGCTTTGTTTTCAGTTAATTTCTTGCATGCGCAAGAAATTTTAACGCTGAATCAGGCACTTAAATATGCGCTTGAAAACAAAGCGGAAGCAAAAAAATCGACACTTGATTTGGAAAATGCCCAGTATAAGATTGATGAAGTTCGAGCAGGCGCTTTACCGCAGATCACTGGTGCTGGAACGTTAACATACAATCCTATGCTACAAAAGGTTGCATTGCCTGGTGAAATCATTGGTAAACCTGGTGAAACTGTATTAGTAGCTATGGGGCAAAAATGGCAGTCAAATGCAACTCTTCAGGTAAACCAACAATTATTTAATCAATCTTTATTTACGGGGTTAAAAGCGGCTAAGACTACTAAAGAATTTTATGTCATTAATAAAGATTTATCGGATGAACAGTTGATCGAAAAAGTTGCAAATGCTTATTATGATGTTTTTCAATCCCAACTGCAGCTTCAAACAGTGGATAATAATCTAAACAGTACGATCAAAACAAGGGATGTAATCGCTGGTTTAGTGGAAGCCGGGTTAGGAAAGAAGATTGATTTAGATCGAACTAGTGTCGCTGTCAACAATTTAAAAGCAAATCGCCAAATTTTGGTCAATGCTTTAGAATTGAAAGAAAATGCCTTAAAGTTTGCTATTGGTATGCCAATGGAGCAAGATGTTAAACTTCCCAATGAAACATTTGAGATCAATCCTGCAACAGCAGATTTGGCTGCTTCAAATTTATCATCAAGAACAGAAGTACGTTTATTGGAAAAGCAGAATCAACTTCTAGAACTAAATCGTGATGCCATGAAAGCTGCATATTATCCCAATCTTTCATTTTCGGGTAATTTAGGATATTTAGGAATGGGACAGACTTTTCCAATATTTTCAAAAAATGAAGGAGTCAAATGGTCTGGTTTTTCAGGTTTGGGATTAAATTTGTCAATTCCAATATTTAACGGTGGAGAAACTAAGGCTAAAATTAATCAAGCTACTATTCAATTGAAACAAGCTCAAGTGGATTTAGAGGATACTAAGTTAGCTTTGAGCTTAGCGAATGAAAATGCGAGATCGCAAATTACTAATAGTCTACTAACAATAAATAGTAATCGTGCAAACGTAAAACTGGCAAAAGAAGTTTTGGATAACACTCAAAACAACTACAAAAATGGACTAGCAACACTTACAGATTTATTGGATGCAGAGAATGCTTATGCTGATGCACAGAATAATCTAAGTACTTCATTGTTAAACTATAAAGTCGCAGAGATACAGCTTGTTAAAGCAAAAGGGGAATTAAACACATTATTAAATAGCAAATAG
- the glmS gene encoding glutamine--fructose-6-phosphate transaminase (isomerizing), which translates to MCGIVGYTGPRQAFSIVLDGLKRLEYRGYDSAGIAIVQQNKLHVFKKAGKVANLEAVVADHDVSSHTAIGHTRWATHGEPSDKNAHPHYTPDGQIAMIHNGIIENYQTIKNELLSKGYEFKSDTDTEVLLYFIAEIKKNNACSLEEAVRIALKRVVGAYVILLIEPEHPETIIAARKGSPLVIGIGKGEHFLGSDASPMLAYTNEVVYINDYELAIVKPDELILKNIGNERVTPYVQKLDLELAAIEKGGYDHFMLKEIMEQPQAIFDSMRGRLDLDKLTITLSGIEQYAEQICKANRIVIVSCGTSWHAGLVAEYLIEELCRINVEVEYASEFRYRNPIINEGDVILAISQSGETADTLVALENAKSKGAIILGVVNVVGSSIARLSHAGAYTHAGPEIGVASTKAFTAQLTVLELIALKIAHIKKSIDDDQYAHLLNELNAVPDKVQAILDSQIPKIREIARKYKDARDFLYLGRGYNFPIALEGALKLKEITYIHAEGYPAAEMKHGPIALVDENLPVVFVATKDRYHEKIVSNIQEVKARKGHVIAVITEGDEVSKQLAEDYIEIPEADEIVAPILSVIPLQLLSYYIGVERNQDVDKPRNLAKSVTVE; encoded by the coding sequence ATGTGTGGAATAGTTGGTTATACAGGTCCTCGTCAAGCATTTTCAATCGTTCTTGACGGACTTAAAAGGCTTGAATATCGTGGGTACGATAGTGCTGGAATAGCAATCGTGCAACAAAATAAACTTCATGTTTTTAAAAAAGCAGGAAAGGTAGCAAACTTAGAAGCCGTTGTAGCCGACCATGATGTGAGTTCACATACAGCTATTGGACATACCAGATGGGCTACGCATGGAGAACCTTCGGATAAGAATGCTCACCCACATTACACTCCAGATGGCCAAATAGCCATGATTCACAATGGTATCATAGAAAATTATCAAACCATTAAAAATGAATTGTTAAGTAAGGGATACGAATTTAAAAGTGATACGGATACTGAGGTGTTATTATATTTTATTGCTGAAATAAAGAAAAATAATGCATGTAGCTTAGAAGAAGCTGTCCGAATTGCTTTAAAGCGAGTTGTAGGAGCATACGTCATCTTATTGATAGAACCTGAACATCCTGAAACGATTATAGCAGCAAGAAAGGGAAGCCCATTGGTAATTGGTATTGGAAAAGGTGAGCATTTTCTTGGTTCTGACGCTTCACCAATGTTAGCATATACCAATGAAGTTGTTTATATCAATGATTATGAGTTGGCAATTGTGAAACCTGATGAGCTTATACTTAAAAATATAGGAAATGAGCGTGTCACACCATATGTACAAAAATTAGATTTGGAGTTAGCGGCTATTGAAAAAGGAGGATACGATCACTTTATGCTAAAGGAGATCATGGAACAACCTCAAGCTATTTTTGATTCTATGCGTGGTCGATTAGATTTAGATAAATTGACGATTACATTAAGTGGTATTGAACAGTATGCAGAACAAATATGTAAAGCTAACCGTATAGTCATTGTTTCTTGTGGTACAAGCTGGCATGCTGGTTTAGTCGCTGAATATTTAATTGAAGAACTTTGCAGAATCAATGTTGAAGTGGAGTATGCTTCAGAGTTTCGTTATAGAAATCCAATAATTAACGAAGGGGATGTTATTTTAGCCATATCACAAAGTGGTGAAACTGCAGATACATTAGTCGCTTTGGAAAATGCAAAAAGTAAAGGGGCAATTATCTTAGGTGTAGTCAATGTAGTGGGATCATCTATCGCTCGATTATCTCATGCAGGTGCTTATACACATGCGGGACCTGAAATAGGAGTTGCAAGTACCAAAGCGTTTACAGCACAGTTGACAGTTTTAGAGTTAATCGCTCTTAAAATAGCACATATCAAAAAGTCTATTGACGACGATCAGTATGCACATCTTTTAAATGAATTAAATGCTGTTCCTGATAAAGTACAAGCGATTTTAGATAGCCAAATTCCAAAGATTAGAGAAATAGCTCGCAAATATAAAGATGCTCGTGATTTTCTATACTTAGGAAGAGGCTATAATTTTCCGATAGCTTTGGAAGGTGCTTTAAAATTAAAAGAGATTACGTATATCCATGCCGAGGGATATCCTGCTGCTGAAATGAAACATGGACCTATTGCATTGGTAGACGAAAATTTGCCTGTTGTTTTTGTTGCAACTAAGGATCGCTATCATGAAAAAATTGTCAGCAATATCCAAGAAGTAAAGGCAAGAAAAGGACATGTGATTGCTGTTATTACAGAAGGAGATGAAGTGTCTAAACAATTAGCGGAAGATTATATCGAAATTCCTGAAGCCGATGAGATTGTAGCACCTATACTGTCTGTGATTCCTTTACAATTACTTTCTTATTATATTGGAGTAGAACGAAATCAAGATGTAGATAAGCCTAGAAATTTGGCGAAATCAGTGACCGTTGAATAA